The Urocitellus parryii isolate mUroPar1 chromosome 6, mUroPar1.hap1, whole genome shotgun sequence genome includes a window with the following:
- the LOC144255481 gene encoding proline-rich protein 3-like codes for MPKRKKQNQQQQPPLPEREETGDEEDESPIGPPSLLGPPPMANGKPGDPKSALHRDKSDRPVCRHFSKKGHCRYEDLCAFYHPGVNGPPL; via the exons ATGCCGAAACGAAAGAAGCAGAATCAGCAACAGCAGCCACCACTGCCCGAGCGGGAAGAGACTGGAGATGAGGAGGATGAGAGTCCCATAGGACCACCCAGCCTTCTGGGCCCTCCTCCCATGGCCAATGGAAAGCCTGGTGACCCCAAGTCAGCTCTTCACAGAG ACAAATCTGACCGCCCCGTCTGTCGACACTTTTCGAAAAAGGGTCACTGTAGATATGAAGACCTCTGTGCCTTCTACCACCCAGGCGTCAATGGACCTCCTCTGTGA